From the Amblyraja radiata isolate CabotCenter1 chromosome 14, sAmbRad1.1.pri, whole genome shotgun sequence genome, one window contains:
- the adal gene encoding adenosine deaminase-like protein isoform X3 → MLQKPHLNIQHNMTMIRKGQTRTLEECFDMFKIIHQLTDSVEHIFMVTKDVIKEFAADGVKYLELRSTPRDGNTTGMSKKSYVEAILEAIKQCRQENMDIDVRFLLSIDRRGGPTVAMETVKLAEEFFTSSDGLVVGLDLSGDPEVGHAKSFIDPLNAARNIGLKLAVHMAEVQNKNEEWELFLGLPPDRIGHGTFLHPEAGGSDQLVNIIKKHQIPIELCLTSNVKGQTVSSYNCHHFQYWYNHGHPCVLCTDGKGVFASNLSQEYQIAESAFNLSKAQLWDLSFRSINYIFAPESVKSHLRSQWNDLKPGLFNEVLHK, encoded by the exons ATGCTGCAGAAACCACATCTCAACATTCAGCATAACATGACCATGATCAGGAAAGGCCAAACAAGAACTTTAGAAGA atgctttgACATGTTTAAAATAATTCATCAATTAACTGACAGCGTGGAACATATCTTCATG GTGACAAAAGATGTTATTAAAGAATTTGCAGCTGATGGTGTAAAATATCTTGAACTGCGAAGTACACCACGAGACGGAAACACTACAG GGATGAGCAAGAAGTCATATGTTGAGGCTATACTTGAAGCCATAAAGCAATGCAGACAAGAAAATATGGACATTGATGTAAG ATTTCTATTATCCATCGATAGAAGAGGTGGACCTACTGTTGCCATGGAGACTGTGAAACTTGCGGAAGAATTCTTTACATCCTCTGATGGGCTAGTAGTTGGTCTGGATCTAAGTGGAGATCCAGAG GTAGGACATGCTAAGAGTTTTATTGATCCACTCAATGCAGCAAGAAACATTGGTCTTAAGCTTGCTGTGCACATGGCTGAG GTCCAAAATAAAAATGAAGAATGGGAATTGTTTCTTGGTCTTCCGCCAGACAGAATAGGCCATGGCACATTCCTTCATCCTGAAGCTGGAGGTTCAGACCAGCTGGTCAACATTATTAAGAAACATCAAATACCCATTG AGCTTTGCTTAACATCAAATGTCAAGGGTCAAACTGTCTCATCATACAATTGCCACCATTTTCAATACTGGTACAATCATGGACACCCGTGTGTGCTTTGC ACCGATGGCAAAGGTGTTTTTGCCAGCAATTTGTCACAGGAGTATCAGATTGCGGAGTCAGCTTTCAACCTGTCTAAAGCTCAGCTATGGGACCTGTCTTTTCGGAGCATTAATTACATCTTTGCTCCAGAAAGTGTAAAATCTCACTTGAGAAGTCAATGGAATGACCTGAAACCAGGACTATTCAACGAAGTACTGCACAAGTAA
- the adal gene encoding adenosine deaminase-like protein isoform X1: MMQFHQALPKVELHAHLNTCISSTTIEKLMLQKPHLNIQHNMTMIRKGQTRTLEECFDMFKIIHQLTDSVEHIFMVTKDVIKEFAADGVKYLELRSTPRDGNTTGMSKKSYVEAILEAIKQCRQENMDIDVRFLLSIDRRGGPTVAMETVKLAEEFFTSSDGLVVGLDLSGDPEVGHAKSFIDPLNAARNIGLKLAVHMAEVQNKNEEWELFLGLPPDRIGHGTFLHPEAGGSDQLVNIIKKHQIPIELCLTSNVKGQTVSSYNCHHFQYWYNHGHPCVLCTDGKGVFASNLSQEYQIAESAFNLSKAQLWDLSFRSINYIFAPESVKSHLRSQWNDLKPGLFNEVLHK; the protein is encoded by the exons ATGATGCAATTTCATCAAGCTTTGCCTAAAGTT GAACTCCATGCTCATCTCAACACCTGCATCAGCAGCACAACAATAGAAAAGCTGATGCTGCAGAAACCACATCTCAACATTCAGCATAACATGACCATGATCAGGAAAGGCCAAACAAGAACTTTAGAAGA atgctttgACATGTTTAAAATAATTCATCAATTAACTGACAGCGTGGAACATATCTTCATG GTGACAAAAGATGTTATTAAAGAATTTGCAGCTGATGGTGTAAAATATCTTGAACTGCGAAGTACACCACGAGACGGAAACACTACAG GGATGAGCAAGAAGTCATATGTTGAGGCTATACTTGAAGCCATAAAGCAATGCAGACAAGAAAATATGGACATTGATGTAAG ATTTCTATTATCCATCGATAGAAGAGGTGGACCTACTGTTGCCATGGAGACTGTGAAACTTGCGGAAGAATTCTTTACATCCTCTGATGGGCTAGTAGTTGGTCTGGATCTAAGTGGAGATCCAGAG GTAGGACATGCTAAGAGTTTTATTGATCCACTCAATGCAGCAAGAAACATTGGTCTTAAGCTTGCTGTGCACATGGCTGAG GTCCAAAATAAAAATGAAGAATGGGAATTGTTTCTTGGTCTTCCGCCAGACAGAATAGGCCATGGCACATTCCTTCATCCTGAAGCTGGAGGTTCAGACCAGCTGGTCAACATTATTAAGAAACATCAAATACCCATTG AGCTTTGCTTAACATCAAATGTCAAGGGTCAAACTGTCTCATCATACAATTGCCACCATTTTCAATACTGGTACAATCATGGACACCCGTGTGTGCTTTGC ACCGATGGCAAAGGTGTTTTTGCCAGCAATTTGTCACAGGAGTATCAGATTGCGGAGTCAGCTTTCAACCTGTCTAAAGCTCAGCTATGGGACCTGTCTTTTCGGAGCATTAATTACATCTTTGCTCCAGAAAGTGTAAAATCTCACTTGAGAAGTCAATGGAATGACCTGAAACCAGGACTATTCAACGAAGTACTGCACAAGTAA
- the adal gene encoding adenosine deaminase-like protein isoform X2 yields the protein MMQFHQALPKVELHAHLNTCISSTTIEKLMLQKPHLNIQHNMTMIRKGQTRTLEEYVWVTKDVIKEFAADGVKYLELRSTPRDGNTTGMSKKSYVEAILEAIKQCRQENMDIDVRFLLSIDRRGGPTVAMETVKLAEEFFTSSDGLVVGLDLSGDPEVGHAKSFIDPLNAARNIGLKLAVHMAEVQNKNEEWELFLGLPPDRIGHGTFLHPEAGGSDQLVNIIKKHQIPIELCLTSNVKGQTVSSYNCHHFQYWYNHGHPCVLCTDGKGVFASNLSQEYQIAESAFNLSKAQLWDLSFRSINYIFAPESVKSHLRSQWNDLKPGLFNEVLHK from the exons ATGATGCAATTTCATCAAGCTTTGCCTAAAGTT GAACTCCATGCTCATCTCAACACCTGCATCAGCAGCACAACAATAGAAAAGCTGATGCTGCAGAAACCACATCTCAACATTCAGCATAACATGACCATGATCAGGAAAGGCCAAACAAGAACTTTAGAAGAGTATGTATGG GTGACAAAAGATGTTATTAAAGAATTTGCAGCTGATGGTGTAAAATATCTTGAACTGCGAAGTACACCACGAGACGGAAACACTACAG GGATGAGCAAGAAGTCATATGTTGAGGCTATACTTGAAGCCATAAAGCAATGCAGACAAGAAAATATGGACATTGATGTAAG ATTTCTATTATCCATCGATAGAAGAGGTGGACCTACTGTTGCCATGGAGACTGTGAAACTTGCGGAAGAATTCTTTACATCCTCTGATGGGCTAGTAGTTGGTCTGGATCTAAGTGGAGATCCAGAG GTAGGACATGCTAAGAGTTTTATTGATCCACTCAATGCAGCAAGAAACATTGGTCTTAAGCTTGCTGTGCACATGGCTGAG GTCCAAAATAAAAATGAAGAATGGGAATTGTTTCTTGGTCTTCCGCCAGACAGAATAGGCCATGGCACATTCCTTCATCCTGAAGCTGGAGGTTCAGACCAGCTGGTCAACATTATTAAGAAACATCAAATACCCATTG AGCTTTGCTTAACATCAAATGTCAAGGGTCAAACTGTCTCATCATACAATTGCCACCATTTTCAATACTGGTACAATCATGGACACCCGTGTGTGCTTTGC ACCGATGGCAAAGGTGTTTTTGCCAGCAATTTGTCACAGGAGTATCAGATTGCGGAGTCAGCTTTCAACCTGTCTAAAGCTCAGCTATGGGACCTGTCTTTTCGGAGCATTAATTACATCTTTGCTCCAGAAAGTGTAAAATCTCACTTGAGAAGTCAATGGAATGACCTGAAACCAGGACTATTCAACGAAGTACTGCACAAGTAA